A portion of the Lolium rigidum isolate FL_2022 chromosome 1, APGP_CSIRO_Lrig_0.1, whole genome shotgun sequence genome contains these proteins:
- the LOC124676821 gene encoding protein RADIALIS-like 4, translating to MSPPWTKRQNKLFEKVLARYDENTPDRWQKVARDVGDGRSAEEVKRHYEELEQDVKHIEEGDLRQYGGSGTRSGNTNGGSSNGGRRQEQRQ from the exons ATGAGTCCACCATGGACGAAGAGGCAGAACAAGCTGTTCGAGAAGGTGCTAGCCAGGTACGACGAGAACACGCCAGACCGCTGGCAGAAGGTGGCGCGGGATGTGGGCGATGGCAGGTCTGCCGAGGAAGTGAAAAGGCACTATGAGGAGCTGGAACAAGACGTGAAGCACATTGAGGAAGGAGACCTCCGCCAGTACGGCGGCAGCGGCACTAGAAGCGGCAACACCAATGGGGGCTCCAGCAACGGTGGCAGAAGACAGGAGCAGAG GCAGTGA